A section of the Pseudomonas flavescens genome encodes:
- a CDS encoding ATP-dependent DNA helicase yields MSYRVAVRALCEFTAKCGDLDLRFTPSPTAQEGMAGHATVVSRRGEHYEAEVPLAGEFLSLQVRGRADGFDPHSNLLEEIKTHRGDISRIPDNHRQLHWAQARVYGWLLCQSRDLAKIDLAVVYFNVLTQKESVFRETRTADELQAFFAQLCSRFITWAEQEQAHRQLRDSALAELRFPHAEFRLGQRQLAEAVYRAARDGHCLMAQATTGIGKTLGTLFPQLKAFAENGLDRLFFLTAKTPGRQLALHALHILRGETLPLRVLEHVARDKACEHPDKACHGESCPLARGFYDRLPAARQAAVECTWLDQAAVRDIALQHQVCPYYLSQELTRWADVVVCDYNYYFDLSALLYSLTLINEWRVTLLVDEAHNLIERARRMYSAELDQGRFEAMRSNAPKGLSAVLTRISRHWKQLHKELSEDYQTYPQPPDLLLLSLQKAVSALTDHLTDQPTGNDGELLQFYLDAMAFCRLAEAFGPHSLFDVSRKADPRGRSHSVLCLRNIVPAPFLAPRFENSHSTTLFSATLSPAGYYADLLGLPEATPWLDVESPFQAAQLQVQAVSNLSTRYQHRERSLAPIVALMARQFAERPGNYLAFFSSYAYLQQVLELFDHEHPQITRWVQARQMDETERQQFLERFRPGGQGIGFAVLGGVFGEGIDLPGDRLIGAFIATLGLPQINPINEQIKQHMAEMFGSGYDYTYLFPGLQKVVQAAGRVIRTPQDSGVVHLMDDRFTLPEVRALLPGWWQVQRSRVPQVLGAQVSRRLPARGAPAALPAPPPPQQGLFDLPS; encoded by the coding sequence ATGAGCTACCGCGTGGCGGTGCGCGCGCTCTGCGAGTTCACCGCCAAATGTGGCGACCTCGACCTGCGTTTCACGCCCTCACCCACTGCCCAGGAGGGCATGGCCGGCCACGCCACGGTAGTCAGCCGACGTGGCGAGCACTACGAAGCGGAAGTCCCGCTGGCAGGTGAATTCCTCTCCCTGCAGGTACGCGGCCGGGCCGACGGGTTCGATCCGCACAGCAACCTGCTCGAAGAAATAAAGACCCACCGTGGCGACATCAGCCGCATTCCCGACAATCACCGCCAACTGCACTGGGCGCAGGCCCGGGTATACGGCTGGCTGCTCTGCCAGAGCCGCGATCTGGCGAAAATCGATCTCGCGGTGGTGTACTTCAACGTCCTCACGCAGAAGGAAAGCGTGTTCCGCGAAACCCGCACGGCTGACGAGCTGCAGGCGTTCTTCGCGCAACTGTGCAGCCGCTTCATCACCTGGGCCGAGCAGGAACAGGCTCATCGCCAGCTACGCGACAGCGCGCTGGCCGAACTGCGCTTCCCCCATGCCGAGTTTCGCCTGGGCCAGCGGCAACTGGCCGAAGCCGTTTACCGGGCGGCCCGCGATGGCCATTGCCTGATGGCCCAGGCCACTACCGGAATCGGCAAGACGCTCGGCACGCTGTTCCCGCAGCTGAAGGCATTCGCGGAAAACGGCCTGGACCGGCTGTTCTTTCTCACCGCGAAAACGCCGGGTCGCCAACTGGCACTGCACGCGCTACACATTCTGCGCGGCGAGACCCTGCCACTACGCGTACTCGAACATGTCGCCAGGGACAAGGCCTGCGAGCACCCCGACAAAGCCTGTCACGGCGAATCCTGCCCGCTGGCCCGTGGTTTCTACGACCGCCTGCCCGCCGCGCGCCAGGCCGCGGTCGAGTGCACCTGGCTGGATCAGGCCGCAGTGCGCGACATCGCCCTCCAGCATCAGGTCTGCCCCTATTACCTGAGCCAGGAGCTGACCCGCTGGGCCGACGTGGTGGTATGCGACTACAACTATTATTTCGACCTCAGTGCCCTGCTCTACAGCCTGACCCTGATCAACGAGTGGCGCGTGACGCTACTGGTCGACGAAGCCCACAACCTGATCGAACGGGCCCGGCGTATGTACAGCGCCGAGCTCGATCAGGGGCGCTTCGAAGCCATGCGCAGCAACGCGCCCAAGGGCCTGAGTGCCGTACTGACACGCATCAGCCGCCACTGGAAGCAGTTGCACAAGGAACTGTCCGAGGACTACCAGACCTATCCGCAACCACCGGACCTGCTGCTTCTTTCCCTGCAGAAGGCGGTCAGCGCGCTTACCGATCACCTGACCGACCAACCCACCGGCAATGATGGCGAACTGCTGCAGTTCTACCTCGACGCCATGGCCTTCTGCCGCCTGGCGGAAGCCTTCGGCCCCCACTCGCTGTTCGACGTCAGTCGCAAGGCGGATCCTCGCGGGCGCAGCCATTCGGTGCTGTGCCTGCGCAATATCGTGCCGGCGCCCTTTCTCGCCCCGCGCTTCGAGAACAGCCACAGCACCACGCTGTTTTCCGCCACCCTGAGCCCGGCCGGCTACTACGCGGATCTGCTCGGCCTCCCGGAAGCGACACCCTGGCTGGATGTCGAGTCGCCGTTCCAGGCCGCGCAGTTGCAGGTTCAGGCGGTGAGCAACCTGTCGACCCGCTATCAGCACCGCGAGCGGTCATTGGCGCCCATCGTCGCCCTGATGGCGCGGCAGTTCGCCGAACGCCCAGGCAATTATCTGGCCTTTTTCAGCAGCTATGCCTACCTGCAGCAAGTGCTGGAACTGTTCGACCACGAGCACCCGCAGATCACCCGCTGGGTACAGGCCCGGCAGATGGACGAAACCGAACGCCAGCAGTTTCTCGAGCGCTTCCGGCCGGGTGGCCAGGGGATCGGCTTCGCGGTGCTGGGCGGGGTTTTCGGCGAAGGCATCGACCTGCCCGGGGACCGTTTGATCGGCGCCTTCATCGCCACTCTGGGGCTGCCGCAGATCAACCCGATCAACGAACAGATCAAGCAGCACATGGCCGAGATGTTCGGCAGTGGCTACGACTACACCTACCTGTTTCCCGGGCTGCAGAAAGTGGTACAGGCCGCTGGCCGGGTCATCCGCACCCCACAGGACAGTGGTGTGGTGCATTTGATGGACGACCGCTTCACCCTGCCCGAAGTACGTGCCCTGCTACCAGGCTGGTGGCAGGTGCAACGCAGCCGTGTACCTCAGGTCCTGGGTGCGCAGGTCAGCCGTCGGTTGCCAGCGCGCGGCGCCCCCGCAGCACTGCCAGCGCCGCCGCCACCACAGCAAGGCCTGTTCGACCTGCCGAGCTGA
- a CDS encoding VRR-NUC domain-containing protein: protein MSASNDPRFYYLHNFHKALTWIGERHADLLSANEREFLLGFGALDESAQALLVRMIMRKGVHFRASKLNYQEIGCCRQAATPLIANGWIIDNAALQLDQLLALLRKDEIVICFAGNLSDRRARKEHLLEQLSEHFDEARAFDAWCPTLDDALYSLTIDDLSERLRLMFFGNLRQEWSEFVLADLGIFRYESVDFPPDSRALRCREDVDDYLHLQRCREAFEAGDATADLLERIDTRRYDNPYIAERRAKLLFRIGQHLERCAEFELALQVYASSRYGAARQRQIRVLERTLRYSEAFELAGQAIAAPNSDGELQLAERALVRLTRQLGMPAQKRAKAPAPPRLDLQLPRLPSLAVEQLVQLHLQRSEAPVHYVENTLICSLFGLLCWPAVFAAVPGAFFHPFQHGPADLLTADFYPRRRELFAACLEQLDDDRYRHSIRRTYRDKFGIQSPFVHWGVLSEALLDQALDCLPAAHLRAWFRRLLGDIQANRAGMPDLIQFWPEEKRYRMIEVKGPGDRLQDNQRRWLAFCAEHGMPVDVCYVQWADA, encoded by the coding sequence ATGTCAGCGTCGAACGATCCACGTTTCTATTATCTGCACAACTTCCACAAGGCGCTGACCTGGATTGGTGAACGCCATGCCGACCTGCTGAGCGCGAACGAACGTGAGTTCCTGCTCGGCTTCGGTGCGCTCGACGAATCGGCACAGGCCCTGCTGGTGCGCATGATCATGCGCAAAGGCGTGCATTTTCGTGCCAGCAAGCTGAACTATCAGGAGATTGGCTGCTGCCGCCAGGCCGCCACACCGCTGATCGCCAATGGCTGGATAATCGATAATGCCGCGCTGCAGCTGGACCAATTGCTGGCGCTGCTGCGCAAGGACGAAATCGTTATCTGTTTCGCCGGCAACCTCAGTGATCGACGTGCCCGCAAAGAGCACCTGCTGGAACAGCTCAGTGAGCACTTCGATGAGGCACGGGCTTTCGATGCCTGGTGCCCGACTCTCGACGATGCCCTTTACAGCCTGACCATCGATGACCTGAGCGAGCGCCTGCGGTTGATGTTCTTCGGCAACCTGCGTCAGGAATGGTCGGAGTTCGTGCTCGCCGATCTGGGTATATTTCGCTACGAAAGCGTCGATTTTCCGCCCGACTCGCGAGCACTGCGCTGTCGCGAGGATGTCGACGACTACCTCCACCTGCAGCGCTGCCGGGAGGCGTTCGAAGCCGGTGACGCCACGGCGGACCTGCTCGAACGTATAGACACCCGCCGCTACGACAACCCTTATATCGCCGAGCGGCGTGCCAAGTTGCTGTTTCGCATCGGTCAGCATCTGGAACGTTGTGCCGAGTTCGAACTGGCGTTGCAGGTATACGCCAGCAGCCGTTACGGCGCCGCGCGGCAGCGACAGATTCGCGTACTGGAACGCACCCTGCGTTACAGCGAAGCCTTCGAACTGGCAGGCCAGGCCATCGCAGCGCCCAACAGCGATGGCGAACTGCAACTGGCCGAGCGAGCCCTGGTGCGCCTGACCCGGCAATTGGGCATGCCTGCGCAGAAACGCGCCAAGGCGCCAGCACCGCCACGCCTCGATCTGCAACTGCCCAGGCTGCCGTCGCTGGCGGTGGAGCAGCTCGTGCAACTGCACCTGCAGCGCAGCGAGGCCCCCGTGCATTACGTCGAGAACACGCTGATCTGCAGCCTGTTCGGCCTGCTCTGCTGGCCCGCGGTATTCGCCGCCGTACCTGGCGCCTTCTTCCATCCGTTCCAGCACGGCCCGGCCGACCTGCTCACCGCCGACTTCTACCCACGCCGGCGAGAACTGTTCGCTGCGTGCCTGGAGCAACTCGACGATGACCGTTACCGCCACAGCATTCGTCGCACCTACCGCGACAAGTTCGGCATTCAGTCACCTTTCGTGCACTGGGGCGTGCTCAGCGAAGCATTGCTGGACCAGGCCCTCGACTGCCTGCCGGCAGCCCATTTGCGCGCCTGGTTTCGGCGCCTGCTCGGCGATATCCAGGCCAATCGCGCCGGTATGCCCGACCTGATCCAGTTCTGGCCCGAGGAAAAACGCTACCGCATGATCGAGGTGAAAGGCCCGGGTGATCGGCTTCAGGACAACCAGCGCCGCTGGCTGGCGTTCTGTGCCGAGCACGGCATGCCGGTGGACGTCTGCTACGTGCAGTGGGCCGACGCATGA
- a CDS encoding two-component system sensor histidine kinase NtrB, translating to MNSQLAPLSASTLTERHYEMLVQAVVDYAIFMLDTHGRIVSWNAGAARIKGYDAAEAVGQHLSLFYTEEDRQAGKPRLLMERALQDGRSQDEGWRVRKDGTRFWALVAIDAIRDERGEIIGLAKITRDITERHEADLRYDGLRAQLFQAQKLEALGQLSGGMAHDFNNLLTIILSAAKLASRAASPERLASLLASIQDAGERGAQMTRNLLTFARCEQMPSRLVDLDELLDTAHTFVSQALPKTMSLEMQFAPGLHQVELDPSQLEMALLNLILNARDAMSATGVIRLQAQNRVLSGELDDLHGAFVSISVIDEGVGIDPAIRSRLFEPFFTTKDVGKGTGLGLSQVYGFARQAGGGVHVESTLGQGARVTLYLPAAIGQATDERA from the coding sequence ATGAACAGCCAGTTAGCCCCTCTCTCCGCAAGCACCTTGACTGAGCGTCATTACGAGATGCTGGTTCAGGCAGTGGTCGATTACGCGATCTTCATGCTCGATACGCATGGCCGCATCGTCTCCTGGAATGCTGGTGCTGCTCGCATCAAGGGCTACGATGCCGCAGAGGCCGTCGGCCAGCATCTGTCCCTGTTCTATACCGAAGAGGACCGGCAGGCGGGCAAGCCCAGGCTGCTAATGGAAAGGGCACTTCAGGATGGGCGCTCCCAGGATGAAGGCTGGCGAGTTCGCAAGGACGGCACGCGCTTCTGGGCCCTGGTGGCCATCGATGCGATTCGCGATGAGCGCGGTGAAATCATCGGGCTGGCCAAGATTACCCGAGACATCACTGAGCGCCACGAGGCGGATTTGCGTTACGACGGTCTGCGCGCACAGCTCTTCCAGGCGCAGAAGCTGGAGGCTCTGGGCCAGCTGAGTGGCGGTATGGCGCACGACTTCAACAATCTGCTGACCATCATTCTCAGTGCTGCCAAGCTGGCTAGCCGTGCCGCTAGTCCGGAACGACTGGCCAGCCTGCTGGCGAGCATTCAGGATGCAGGCGAGCGTGGCGCGCAGATGACCCGCAACCTGTTGACCTTCGCCCGTTGCGAGCAGATGCCCAGCCGTCTCGTCGATCTCGATGAGTTACTCGACACGGCACACACCTTCGTCAGTCAGGCATTGCCGAAGACGATGAGCCTGGAAATGCAGTTCGCGCCAGGATTACATCAGGTCGAGCTGGACCCCAGCCAGTTGGAGATGGCGCTGCTCAATCTGATTCTCAATGCACGCGACGCCATGTCCGCGACAGGCGTTATCAGGCTACAGGCACAGAATCGTGTGCTTTCAGGGGAGCTGGACGATTTGCACGGGGCGTTCGTGTCGATTTCAGTGATCGACGAGGGCGTAGGCATCGACCCGGCGATCCGTTCACGGCTGTTCGAACCTTTTTTCACCACCAAGGACGTTGGCAAGGGAACTGGACTGGGGCTTAGTCAGGTCTACGGTTTTGCCCGTCAGGCGGGTGGCGGTGTACATGTGGAAAGCACGCTGGGGCAGGGGGCAAGGGTAACGCTTTACTTGCCGGCAGCCATCGGGCAAGCGACAGATGAACGTGCGTGA
- a CDS encoding ATPase domain-containing protein: MEQLQRLQSGIDGLDALLKGGLVAGASYIVQGRPGSGKTILANQIAFNHVRDGGRVLVATLLAESHERLFQFLSTMTFFDPTKVGAEIQFVSAFDTLENEGLDEVVKLLRREISRQKATLLIVDGLLNARSKAENQIDTKKFISELQGHAAFAGCTVLFLTSSRLDDGSPEHTMVDGVIELGEELFGARSVRRIHLRKTRGSGALSGLHECEITDDGLVIHPRLESLYSKPSQDDSATLARISSGIPSLDSLIGGGLSESSVTLIMGPAGVGKTTLGMNFLAQSTVEAPGLHFGFYETPQRLRLKAAALGIDLRAMEESGALHIMWQPTTEGLLDGLGARVINAVRDKGIKRLHIDSLGGMARVATSSARLVEFFSALMSQLRAMGVTVFATWEMRDLFAAEINAPAPELSSIVDNLVLMRFVEKEAELKRLLSILKMRDSYYDSSLLEVVISDHGIELSKAFKNAAGALSGNAVPAQDA; the protein is encoded by the coding sequence TTGGAACAGCTACAACGCCTTCAAAGTGGGATCGATGGACTGGACGCGCTGCTCAAGGGCGGACTGGTAGCCGGGGCATCCTATATCGTTCAGGGGCGCCCAGGTTCGGGCAAGACCATTCTCGCCAACCAGATCGCGTTCAATCATGTGCGTGATGGTGGCCGCGTGCTGGTGGCCACTCTGCTGGCCGAATCCCACGAAAGGCTCTTTCAGTTCCTCTCCACGATGACCTTCTTCGACCCGACCAAGGTCGGTGCGGAAATCCAGTTCGTCAGTGCGTTCGATACGCTGGAGAACGAGGGCCTGGACGAGGTCGTCAAGCTGTTGCGTCGTGAAATCAGTCGCCAGAAAGCGACGCTGTTGATCGTCGATGGTCTGCTCAATGCCCGCTCCAAGGCGGAAAATCAGATCGACACCAAGAAATTCATTTCCGAGTTGCAGGGGCACGCGGCTTTCGCCGGTTGCACCGTGCTGTTTCTGACCAGTTCTCGCCTTGATGACGGTAGCCCGGAGCACACCATGGTCGATGGCGTGATCGAACTGGGCGAAGAGCTGTTCGGGGCACGCTCGGTACGCCGCATTCACTTGCGCAAGACCCGAGGCAGCGGTGCGCTGTCTGGGCTGCACGAGTGCGAGATCACCGACGATGGCCTGGTGATCCACCCGCGCCTGGAGAGCCTGTACAGCAAGCCGAGTCAGGACGACAGCGCGACGTTGGCGCGGATTTCCAGTGGCATTCCAAGCCTGGACAGCCTGATCGGTGGAGGCCTGTCGGAATCCTCGGTCACCTTGATCATGGGCCCCGCCGGCGTCGGCAAGACCACTCTGGGCATGAATTTCCTCGCTCAGTCCACTGTCGAGGCCCCAGGCCTGCATTTCGGCTTCTACGAGACGCCACAGCGGCTGCGCCTCAAAGCGGCGGCACTGGGCATCGATCTGCGCGCCATGGAAGAGTCCGGTGCGCTGCATATCATGTGGCAGCCAACCACCGAAGGATTGCTCGACGGCCTTGGCGCGCGGGTGATCAACGCCGTCAGAGACAAAGGCATCAAGCGGCTGCATATCGACAGCCTCGGCGGTATGGCGCGTGTAGCTACCAGCAGCGCGCGTCTTGTCGAGTTCTTCAGCGCGCTGATGAGCCAACTGCGCGCGATGGGCGTCACGGTTTTCGCCACGTGGGAAATGCGCGATCTGTTCGCTGCCGAGATCAATGCGCCGGCCCCGGAGCTGTCGAGCATCGTCGACAATCTGGTTCTCATGCGTTTCGTGGAAAAGGAGGCTGAACTAAAGCGCCTGCTTTCCATACTTAAGATGAGGGATAGCTATTACGATTCCTCCCTCCTGGAAGTGGTCATCAGCGATCATGGTATTGAACTCAGCAAGGCATTCAAGAATGCGGCAGGCGCCTTGTCGGGGAACGCCGTGCCGGCGCAAGACGCCTGA
- a CDS encoding response regulator yields the protein MTTILIVDDEYLIADILGYAMEDEGYMVVKASNGRKGLEVLDRERPELVITDFMMPIMDGLEFARAIRARPASGDLPIILMSGAQGSVGRASPELFAAVFDKPFDINQVIAKVKELIGPS from the coding sequence ATGACAACCATCCTGATAGTCGACGATGAATACCTGATTGCGGATATTCTCGGCTATGCCATGGAAGACGAAGGCTACATGGTGGTGAAGGCGAGCAACGGCCGCAAGGGGTTGGAGGTGCTCGACCGCGAACGCCCCGAACTGGTCATTACCGATTTCATGATGCCAATCATGGATGGCCTCGAATTCGCCCGTGCAATTCGGGCGCGGCCCGCATCCGGCGACCTGCCGATCATTCTCATGAGCGGCGCCCAGGGCAGTGTCGGACGGGCCAGCCCGGAACTCTTCGCTGCGGTGTTCGACAAGCCCTTCGATATCAATCAGGTCATCGCCAAGGTCAAGGAACTGATCGGCCCGAGCTGA
- a CDS encoding ATP-binding protein, whose amino-acid sequence MRILICSDESDLLLPLLAPLGFTFEVCPGLGRLSEFLASDISAVLIAEEAVRDQGHALEQILQSSTPVIVLAAANPAQQPTAVDGYGAVLLERPFTSRSLCSCLSVLTERARGALLDGDRSAGELALLQSQKMDAVGSLTGGIAHDFNNMLTGIIGALDIMKRRVASGRLEGIERFIEAASVSADRASALTQRLLTFSLRQPLDARPVAVSSLIDSLESLIRRTVSDGISLQGDYQHADARVLADARQLENAILDLAVNARDAMPGGGQLRLHTSLVDLAEGDRAALPDLSPGRYLVIALSDTGSGMSSDTLEKVFDPFFTTKSVGQGSGLGLSMVHGFARQSGGQATIHSERGVGTTVRLFLPACEAVDHQAVVAPVRKVGHRVLLVESDSAVRLLVCEVLGEMGHEVVNATEPQAAIDLLSAGASFDLLVTDASLTGMTGSELADIARGYRPDLPVLLIFAEVNAESAILGQGVRTIGKPFSIRELSETLHDLLPGRR is encoded by the coding sequence ATGCGCATATTGATCTGCAGTGATGAGTCGGATCTGTTGCTGCCACTGCTCGCACCTCTGGGCTTCACCTTCGAGGTCTGCCCTGGTCTGGGGAGGCTGAGCGAATTCCTGGCCAGCGATATCAGTGCCGTATTGATCGCCGAAGAGGCGGTCCGCGATCAGGGGCATGCGTTAGAGCAAATCCTCCAATCGTCCACTCCCGTCATCGTACTGGCAGCGGCCAACCCTGCGCAGCAGCCAACAGCGGTCGATGGTTATGGTGCCGTATTGCTGGAGCGCCCATTCACCTCGCGTTCGCTTTGCAGTTGCCTGTCCGTTTTGACCGAGCGTGCGCGTGGCGCGCTTCTGGACGGCGATCGCAGCGCGGGTGAGCTGGCCCTGCTGCAAAGTCAGAAGATGGACGCTGTCGGCTCGTTGACCGGTGGCATCGCCCATGATTTCAATAACATGCTCACCGGTATCATCGGCGCGCTCGACATCATGAAGCGCCGCGTGGCGAGCGGTCGTCTGGAAGGGATCGAACGTTTCATCGAGGCTGCCAGCGTTTCCGCGGACCGAGCGAGCGCTCTGACTCAGAGATTGCTGACCTTTTCTCTTCGCCAGCCTCTGGATGCCCGACCGGTGGCGGTGAGTTCATTGATCGATTCGCTGGAGTCACTCATCCGGCGTACGGTCAGTGACGGCATCTCGCTGCAGGGCGACTATCAGCACGCCGATGCTCGCGTCCTGGCCGATGCCCGGCAGCTGGAAAATGCCATTCTCGACCTTGCCGTCAACGCCCGTGACGCCATGCCCGGTGGCGGGCAGTTGAGGTTGCATACTTCACTGGTCGATCTGGCCGAGGGAGATAGGGCGGCGCTGCCTGACCTTTCGCCAGGGCGCTATCTGGTCATCGCGCTTTCGGATACCGGTTCCGGCATGAGCAGCGATACGCTTGAGAAGGTTTTCGATCCGTTCTTCACCACCAAGTCCGTTGGCCAGGGCAGCGGTCTCGGTCTTTCCATGGTGCACGGTTTCGCACGGCAGAGCGGCGGCCAGGCGACCATCCACAGTGAGCGAGGTGTTGGTACCACGGTGCGCCTGTTTCTGCCCGCTTGTGAGGCGGTCGACCACCAGGCGGTGGTGGCGCCTGTGCGCAAAGTGGGTCATCGGGTTTTGCTGGTCGAGAGTGACTCCGCGGTGCGTCTGCTGGTTTGCGAAGTGCTTGGCGAGATGGGTCATGAAGTCGTCAACGCCACCGAGCCGCAGGCCGCCATCGACCTGCTGAGCGCGGGTGCCTCATTCGATCTGTTGGTCACGGATGCAAGCCTCACAGGGATGACCGGCTCGGAGCTGGCGGATATCGCTCGCGGCTATCGGCCAGATTTGCCGGTGTTGTTGATCTTCGCTGAGGTGAATGCCGAATCGGCCATTCTGGGGCAGGGCGTAAGAACCATCGGCAAGCCCTTCTCCATACGTGAGTTGAGTGAAACCCTGCACGACCTTTTGCCAGGTAGGCGCTAG
- a CDS encoding nitroreductase family protein, whose translation MKMLKESLKKVLPRDSIDNLKGLQKKLSMGWIRALSRSATLRRFHYSFFSSAFDREAYAVVVGHLQHEENLSGAEPVNYFLRRAVHRIEKGLIMQPRREVFALDYIGDTVDSYIASLNGNVDRDEVSWAHDVLAEYFTVTGEHPVINRAREKFARLERPVSSPGSLRNPDTERVPFAADVSTPSVDYTAMRQLSMKRRSVRWYQDRPVPREVIDKAVEVAVQSPSACNRQPYRFLIFDDAASVAQASRLPMGVAGFDHNFPAIVAVVGRLRAYPHVRDRHVIYIDGALAAMSFMFALETQGVSSCSINWPDIPEREQAAAKLLKLDPDERIVMFISLGYAADTGLVPYSQKLSLDEARSYGHLETSSR comes from the coding sequence ATGAAAATGTTGAAGGAATCCCTCAAGAAGGTATTGCCCCGCGACAGCATCGATAACCTGAAAGGGTTGCAGAAGAAACTGTCCATGGGCTGGATCCGTGCGCTTTCACGGTCGGCCACACTGCGGCGCTTCCACTATTCGTTCTTCTCGTCGGCGTTCGATCGTGAAGCGTATGCCGTGGTGGTCGGGCACCTGCAGCACGAGGAAAATCTATCCGGTGCCGAGCCGGTCAACTACTTCCTGCGCCGTGCCGTGCACCGTATCGAGAAGGGCCTGATCATGCAGCCCCGGCGCGAAGTGTTCGCCCTGGACTACATCGGCGACACCGTGGACAGCTACATCGCCTCGCTCAACGGCAACGTGGATCGCGACGAAGTCAGCTGGGCTCACGATGTGCTCGCCGAGTACTTCACCGTGACCGGCGAACACCCGGTGATCAACCGGGCCCGCGAGAAATTCGCTCGCCTCGAGCGCCCGGTCAGCTCGCCAGGCAGCTTGCGCAATCCCGATACCGAGCGGGTACCTTTCGCCGCTGACGTGAGCACGCCGAGCGTCGATTACACCGCCATGCGTCAACTGTCGATGAAGCGCCGCTCGGTTCGCTGGTATCAGGATCGTCCGGTTCCGCGCGAGGTGATCGACAAGGCCGTGGAAGTCGCCGTGCAGTCGCCGAGTGCCTGTAACCGTCAGCCGTACCGCTTCCTGATCTTCGATGACGCCGCTTCCGTGGCGCAGGCGTCGCGTCTGCCGATGGGCGTTGCCGGTTTCGATCACAACTTCCCGGCCATCGTTGCCGTGGTGGGGCGTCTGCGTGCCTACCCGCACGTGCGTGATCGCCATGTGATCTACATCGACGGCGCGCTGGCCGCGATGTCCTTCATGTTCGCGCTGGAGACGCAGGGCGTGTCGTCCTGTTCGATCAACTGGCCGGACATTCCCGAGCGCGAGCAAGCGGCGGCCAAGCTGCTCAAGCTCGACCCGGACGAGCGCATCGTCATGTTCATCTCTCTGGGCTATGCGGCGGACACCGGTCTGGTGCCGTACTCGCAGAAGCTGTCGCTGGATGAAGCCCGCAGCTACGGGCACCTGGAGACGTCCAGCCGATGA
- a CDS encoding flippase, whose amino-acid sequence MSATRVQEGMKYLLNSGWMLAEKFLMLAIGLATTVVLARYLGPEDFGYLNYALALLGLLSIVVHLGLTGLVVKELRSNPDNEDQILSTVFVIKVGCSVIAFAIMMGTYLIGNDQNFLVLLFTALALFFTPFEMLIDWFQARVQAKYAAVAGFVGQLGGNGLKMILAIAGAGLVYIALAHVVVVMVTSAILVCYAVMLKREFRFDFSWTLGKTLLKKSLLIFLGSLSAVIYLKVDQIMLQYMLGEYSVGVYSAASRLSEAWYLIPTILMASVFPKMIDLSKTDTAGYNRFMQVSLDVLFFMAFGLAVVVFFLSDWIILTLYGEQYADAGPVLAIHIFAATFVFMRALFSKWIIIEEAFIFSLVTQGLGAVSNIVLNYFLIQSHGVVGSAWATLISYSIAGYVSLLLSRKTRPLFIMMTKSIFLHVFISVPQLIREFRRT is encoded by the coding sequence ATGAGTGCCACGCGTGTCCAGGAGGGCATGAAGTACCTCCTCAACTCTGGCTGGATGCTGGCCGAGAAGTTCTTGATGCTGGCCATCGGCCTGGCGACCACCGTGGTACTGGCCCGTTACCTGGGGCCCGAAGATTTCGGTTACCTCAATTACGCACTCGCGCTGCTGGGGCTGCTCAGCATCGTGGTGCACCTGGGGTTGACCGGCCTGGTGGTCAAGGAACTGCGCAGCAACCCGGATAACGAAGACCAGATTCTCTCGACGGTATTCGTGATCAAGGTGGGCTGCTCGGTGATCGCCTTCGCGATCATGATGGGCACCTACCTGATCGGCAACGACCAGAATTTCCTGGTGCTGCTGTTCACCGCTCTGGCGCTGTTCTTCACGCCGTTCGAGATGCTCATCGACTGGTTCCAGGCGCGGGTTCAGGCCAAGTATGCAGCAGTGGCCGGCTTCGTCGGGCAGCTCGGTGGCAACGGCCTGAAGATGATCCTGGCCATCGCCGGTGCCGGTTTGGTGTATATCGCCCTGGCCCACGTGGTGGTGGTGATGGTCACCTCGGCGATCCTGGTCTGCTATGCGGTGATGCTCAAGCGCGAGTTCCGCTTCGACTTTTCCTGGACCCTGGGCAAGACCCTGCTCAAGAAAAGCCTGCTGATCTTCCTCGGTTCGCTGTCGGCGGTGATCTACCTCAAGGTCGATCAGATCATGCTGCAGTACATGCTCGGCGAGTACTCGGTGGGTGTGTATTCGGCGGCTTCGCGGCTGTCGGAAGCCTGGTACCTGATTCCGACCATCCTCATGGCGTCGGTCTTCCCGAAGATGATCGACCTCAGCAAGACCGATACGGCGGGCTACAACCGTTTCATGCAGGTGTCGCTGGATGTGTTGTTCTTCATGGCGTTCGGCCTGGCGGTCGTGGTGTTCTTTCTCTCCGACTGGATCATCCTGACGCTCTATGGCGAGCAGTACGCCGATGCCGGTCCGGTGCTGGCTATCCATATCTTCGCGGCGACCTTCGTGTTCATGCGCGCGCTGTTCAGCAAGTGGATCATCATCGAAGAGGCCTTCATCTTTTCCCTGGTCACCCAGGGCCTGGGAGCCGTGAGCAACATCGTGCTCAATTACTTCCTCATCCAGAGCCATGGTGTCGTCGGCTCGGCCTGGGCGACGCTGATTTCCTATTCCATCGCCGGTTACGTGAGCCTGCTGCTGTCACGCAAGACACGGCCGCTGTTCATCATGATGACCAAGAGTATTTTCCTGCACGTGTTCATTAGCGTGCCCCAGTTGATTCGTGAATTCAGGAGAACGTGA